One window of the Diospyros lotus cultivar Yz01 chromosome 12, ASM1463336v1, whole genome shotgun sequence genome contains the following:
- the LOC127787028 gene encoding protein SCARECROW-like, with product MIKEGVQPVHGVFDLIQQPYNQYDNELSMWVEHVTQQLIGDSPETATGEENITAWCNEIGEEEEEEEKKEVLEVQEEHGLSLMTLLFESAVAISVDNLVEAHRILLELTQMASPYGPSCAERIVAYFSKAMASRVVNTWLGICSPLIHHRSLQAAVQAFNTTSPFIKFAHFTANQAIFEAFHGHDRIHIIDVDIMQGLQWPGLFHILATGRRSQSGPPHLRMTGMGPSMELLIETGKRLSDFAKRLGLSFEFHPVAKRLGDLDDASTLRIRRGEEEVAVHWLQHSLYDQTGSDWKTMRILRELGPRVFTLVEQDMAQGGSFLDRFVGSLHYYSAIFDSLGASLAIDDQSRHQAEHCLLFKEISNVLAVGGPARSGEEKLRHHWSTHLPGNGFFPVPASGNSMAQAQLIVNMFGSNGYSLVQGDGALRLGWKGTSLFTASAWTTTSYAASI from the exons ATGATCAAAGAAGGGGTTCAACCTGTTCATGGAGTTTTTGATCTAATCCAGCAGCCCTATAACCAGTATGACAATGAGCTGTCCATGTGGGTTGAACATGTCACGCAGCAGCTCATCGGAGACTCGCCGGAAACCGCCACCGGAGAAGAGAATATTACGGCATGGTGCAATGAGatcggggaagaagaagaagaagaagagaagaaagaagtacTAGAAGTCCAGGAGGAGCATGGGCTGAGCTTAATGACACTTCTCTTCGAATCTGCGGTGGCTATATCGGTTGATAATCTCGTCGAAGCTCACAGAATCTTGCTCGAGCTGACTCAAATGGCTTCTCCCTATGGACCCTCCTGTGCCGAACGGATTGTGGCCTATTTCTCCAAGGCCATGGCGAGCAGAGTCGTCAACACATGGCTAGGAATTTGCAGCCCGTTGATCCACCACCGGAGCCTCCAAGCCGCCGTCCAAGCCTTCAACACCACCTCTCCGTTCATCAAGTTTGCTCACTTCACCGCCAACCAGGCCATCTTCGAGGCCTTTCACGGCCACGACAGAATTCACATCATCGACGTCGATATCATGCAAGGCCTGCAATGGCCGGGGCTCTTCCACATCCTCGCCACCGGCCGGCGGAGCCAGAGCGGCCCTCCCCACCTTAGAATGACCGGAATGGGGCCTTCTATGGAG CTTCTGATCGAGACCGGGAAACGGCTCTCTGATTTCGCCAAGCGGCTGGGCTTGTCGTTTGAATTCCACCCTGTCGCCAAGAGATTGGGAGATCTAGACGATGCTTCGACGCTGCGAATCCGgcgaggagaagaagaagtagcggTGCACTGGCTGCAACACTCGCTCTACGATCAAACTGGCTCCGATTGGAAAACAATGAGAATCCTCCGAGAACTGGGTCCGAGGGTTTTCACCCTTGTGGAGCAAGACATGGCGCAGGGAGGCTCGTTCCTGGACAGATTCGTGGGCTCTCTGCATTACTACTCCGCCATTTTCGACTCTCTCGGAGCTTCACTGGCCATCGACGACCAGAGCCGCCACCAGGCCGAGCACTGCCTCCTCTTCAAGGAGATTAGCAATGTGCTGGCGGTCGGAGGCCCGGCCCGGAGCGGCGAGGAGAAGTTGCGCCACCACTGGAGTACTCACCTCCCCGGAAATGGGTTTTTTCCGGTGCCGGCGAGCGGGAACTCCATGGCTCAAGCTCAGCTTATAGTGAACATGTTTGGGTCTAATGGCTATAGCCTTGTGCAGGGCGATGGCGCGCTCAGGTTGGGTTGGAAGGGGACAAGCTTGTTCACTGCGTCTGCTTGGACGACGACTTCATATGCCGCCTCTATATAG